A window of the Tiliqua scincoides isolate rTilSci1 chromosome 5, rTilSci1.hap2, whole genome shotgun sequence genome harbors these coding sequences:
- the ACBD7 gene encoding acyl-CoA-binding domain-containing protein 7, whose protein sequence is MSVQADFEKAAENVKKLKTKPTDDELKELYGLYKQSIVGDNNTECPGMLDLKAKAKWEAWNLKKGLSKDDAMKAYIAKANEMIQKYGM, encoded by the exons ATGTCTGTCCAG GCTGACTTTGAGAAAGCGGCAGAAAATGTCAAGAAATTAAAGACCAAACCAACGGATGATGAGCTGAAGGAACTGTATGGACTCTACAAACAGTCTATTGTGGGAGACAATAATACTG AATGCCCAGGAATGCTAGACTTGAAAGCCAAAGCCAAATGGGAAGCATGGAATCTTAAGAAAG GTTTGTCGAAGGACGATGCCATGAAAGCCTACATTGCTAAAGCAAATGAGATGATACAGAAATATGGCATGTAG